A stretch of Colletotrichum lupini chromosome 2, complete sequence DNA encodes these proteins:
- a CDS encoding 4-aminobutyrate aminotransferase: protein MALLRASASLARPAARAARTPTARRAFCLSASRMAAAPSLFAGEPSGPALKTDIPGPASKKATEDLHKVFDTRSLNMLTDYKKSLGNYIADADGNVLLDVYAQIASIPLGYNNPALAKVAQTPEMVNAIINRPALGNFPPEDWAEVLRTGILKVAPKGLDQVFTAMAGSDANETAYKAAFMWRRQQERGGPDVEFTAEETSSAMNNQSPGASDLSILSFKTGFHGRLFGSLSTTRSKPIHKLDIPAFDWPQATFPLLKYPLEEHVEENAAAEKAALDEVEHLIKNYHIPPAAVIVEPIQSEGGDNHASPAFFRGLREVTKKHNVLLIVDEVQTGVGATGKFWAHDHWDLPTPPDMVTFSKKAQTAGYYFGNPELRPNKPYRQFNTWMGDPARAILFRAIVDEIERLDLVNNTARVGDYLFGKLEGLASKYPGQFANLRGKGQGTFIAFDNPRRDEFLKKAKGLGINIGGSGESAVRLRPMLIFQEHHADILIEALEKIVKSW, encoded by the exons ATGGCCCTCCTCAGAGCCTCCGCGTCCCTGGCGCGTCCTGCCGCCCGCGCGGCTCGCACACCCACCGCGCGCAGAGCATTCTGCCTCTCCGCCTCGCGCATGGCCGCCGCCCCGAGCCTGTTCGCCGGCGAGCCCTCCGGCCCGGCCCTCAAGACTGACATCCCCGGCCCCGCGTCCAAGAAGGCCACCGAGGACCTGCACAAGGTCTTTGATACCCGGAGCTTGAACATGCTCACCGACTACAAGAAGAGTTTGGGCAACTACATTGCCGACGCCGACGGCAACGTCCTCCTCGATGT CTACGCTCAAATCGCTTCCATCCCCCTGGGCTACAACAACCCGGCCCTCGCAAAGGTCGCCCAGACCCCCGAGATGGTCAACGCAATCATCAACCGCCCCGCCCTGGGCAACTTCCCCCCCGAAGACTGGGCCGAGGTCCTCCGCACCGGCATCCTCAAGGTGGCGCCCAAGGGTCTCGACCAGGTCTTCACCGCCATGGCCGGCTCCGACGCAAACGAGACTGCCTACAAGGCCGCCTTCATGTGGCGCCGCCAGCAGGAGCGCGGCGGCCCGGACGTCGAGTTCACCGCAGAGGAGACCTCCTCCGCCATGAACAACCAGTCCCCCGGCGCCTCCGACCTGTCCATCCTCTCCTTCAAGACGGGCTTCCACGGCCGCCTCTTCGGCTCCCTCTCCACTACCCGCTCCAAGCCCATCCACAAGCTCGACATCCCCGCCTTTGACTGGCCCCAGGCGACCTTCCCCTTGCTCAAGTACCCGCTCGAGGAGCACGTCGAGGagaacgccgccgccgagaagGCCGCCCTCGACGAGGTGGAGCACCTCATCAAGAACTACCACATCCCCCCCGCCGCCGTCATCGTCGAGCCCATCCAGTCCGAGGGCGGCGACAACCACGCCTCCCCCGCCTTCTTCCGCGGCCTCCGCGAGGTGACCAAGAAGCACAACGTCCTCCTCATCGTCGACGAGGTCCAGACCGGCGTCGGCGCCACCGGCAAGTTCTGGGCCCACGACCACTGGGACCTCCCTACCCCTCCCGACATGGTCACCTTCAGCAAAAAGGCCCAGACGGCAGGCTACTACTTCGGAAACCCCGAGCTGCGCCCCAACAAGCCCTACCGCCAGTTCAACACCTGGATGGGCGACCCGGCCCGCGCCATCCTCTTCCGCGCCATCGTCGACGAGATTGAGCGCCTCGACCTCGTCAACAACACCGCCCGCGTCGGCGACTACCTCTTCGGCAAGCTCGAGGGTCTGGCGAGCAAGTACCCCGGCCAATTCGCCAACCTCCGCGGAAAGGGCCAGGGCACCTTTATTGCCTTTGACAACCCGCGCCGCGACGAGTTCCTCAAGAAGGCAAAGGGTCTGGGCATCAACATTGGCGGATCGGGCGAGAGCGCCGTCCGTCTGAGGCCCATGCTCATCTTCCAGGAGCACCACGCTGATATCCTCATTGAGGCCCTGGAGAAGATTGTCAAGTCTTGgtaa